The Streptomyces sp. Je 1-332 genome has a window encoding:
- a CDS encoding LLM class flavin-dependent oxidoreductase, with amino-acid sequence MRFSVNIPNFGDFADPRTVAKLAVAAELAGWDGLFVWDHVQHRKHAGRPFGDPWMLLTAAALATSRIRLGTLVTPVARRRPQQLARQVATLDVLSGGRVTFGAGLGGPIEDEYGSFGDTTDPKVLAERLDEGLDLLQRYWSGEPVNHDGRHYQARDVTLLPATVQRPRPPIWVAGFWPNRPPMRRAARWDGAVPLFTDAKHGYVPPIDQVHDLVTYVKEQREGSSDTPFEIVLGGASPGDDAAKARDLIGPLAEAGVTWWDERQIQTGEGLDRLTPVLRRVEQGPPVL; translated from the coding sequence ATGCGTTTCTCGGTGAACATTCCGAACTTCGGTGACTTCGCAGATCCCAGGACCGTGGCGAAGCTGGCCGTGGCGGCGGAACTGGCAGGGTGGGACGGGCTGTTCGTCTGGGACCACGTGCAGCATCGCAAACACGCGGGCAGGCCCTTCGGGGACCCCTGGATGCTGCTGACCGCCGCCGCGCTCGCCACCTCCCGGATCAGGCTGGGCACGCTGGTCACGCCGGTCGCCCGGCGGCGCCCGCAGCAGCTCGCCCGCCAGGTGGCGACCCTGGACGTCCTGAGCGGCGGGCGGGTCACCTTCGGTGCGGGTCTCGGCGGTCCCATCGAGGACGAGTACGGCAGCTTCGGCGACACCACCGACCCGAAGGTGCTTGCCGAGCGGCTGGACGAGGGCCTGGACCTGCTGCAACGCTATTGGTCGGGCGAGCCGGTAAACCACGACGGACGGCACTACCAGGCACGTGACGTGACACTGCTGCCGGCGACGGTGCAACGCCCCCGGCCGCCGATCTGGGTCGCCGGGTTCTGGCCGAACCGTCCGCCCATGCGCCGGGCCGCACGTTGGGACGGCGCGGTCCCGCTGTTCACCGACGCCAAGCACGGATACGTGCCCCCGATCGACCAGGTCCACGACCTCGTGACCTACGTGAAGGAGCAGCGCGAGGGCAGTTCCGACACCCCCTTCGAGATCGTCCTCGGCGGTGCGTCGCCGGGCGACGACGCTGCCAAGGCCCGTGACCTGATCGGCCCGTTGGCCGAGGCAGGCGTCACCTGGTGGGACGAACGGCAGATCCAGACCGGCGAAGGACTCGACCGCCTCACCCCAGTGCTGCGCCGCGTGGAGCAGGGCCCGCCGGTCTTGTAG
- a CDS encoding maleylpyruvate isomerase family mycothiol-dependent enzyme: MNDDVWSLVHAERAALIEDLARLDDEQWEVPSLCEGWSVHDVAAHLIDTARATRLGFVGAMVRARFDFDRQNARGVERQRGASPQETLERLRQVASRRSSPPAPLDTRLVEEVVHGEDIRRPLGLTRAYRPEAVVRALRLQTRTSVSFGGAKERVAGVQLAPRDADLLIGEGPPVRGTALSLLLAVSGRRGALDELDGPGADRLRASG; the protein is encoded by the coding sequence GTGAACGATGATGTCTGGTCACTGGTCCACGCGGAGCGCGCGGCGCTGATCGAGGATCTCGCGCGTCTGGATGACGAGCAGTGGGAAGTCCCGTCGCTGTGCGAGGGATGGTCCGTGCATGATGTGGCGGCCCATCTGATCGACACGGCTCGCGCCACGCGCCTCGGCTTCGTCGGCGCCATGGTCCGGGCGCGTTTTGATTTCGACCGCCAGAACGCACGCGGGGTGGAGCGGCAGCGCGGTGCCTCGCCGCAGGAAACTTTGGAGCGGCTGCGTCAGGTGGCTTCGCGGAGGTCGTCACCGCCGGCGCCCCTCGATACGCGGCTCGTCGAGGAGGTCGTACACGGCGAGGACATTCGTCGCCCCCTGGGACTCACCCGCGCCTACCGGCCAGAGGCCGTGGTCAGGGCACTCCGCCTCCAGACTCGTACGTCGGTGTCCTTCGGCGGAGCCAAGGAGAGGGTGGCCGGGGTTCAACTGGCCCCGCGCGACGCTGATTTGCTGATCGGGGAGGGCCCGCCCGTGCGCGGAACCGCGCTGTCCCTGCTGTTGGCCGTCTCCGGGCGGCGGGGAGCGTTGGACGAGCTGGACGGGCCAGGGGCGGACAGGCTACGGGCGTCCGGCTGA